One window of the uncultured Treponema sp. genome contains the following:
- a CDS encoding acyl-ACP thioesterase domain-containing protein produces MEYKSFFEEDKKIFHAQSNIYFSQCNANKDLSLHELLKITSDIAVEDYRQRGMSREILKDNGFGILVSRCSYRIHKWPKENQFIEVETWEEKPQALQFMRGYKILDENKNVLVSGKSSWILVDINERRILPLKKFTLRTPPEFSIELDCDKPDKILQPEKSELWDTRTIKFSDLDANGHTNNARYAAFVEDAIPEEFRGRKPKDFKINFAKEAMLNDKVEIFGFKEENKITFLGKTPESVSFEAIISY; encoded by the coding sequence GAATACAAATCATTTTTTGAAGAAGACAAAAAAATTTTTCATGCTCAGTCAAATATTTATTTCAGTCAATGCAACGCGAACAAAGACTTGAGCCTGCACGAGCTTTTGAAAATAACTTCTGATATTGCAGTTGAAGATTACAGACAACGCGGAATGTCGCGCGAAATTTTAAAAGACAACGGATTTGGAATTCTTGTTTCAAGATGCTCATATAGAATTCACAAGTGGCCAAAAGAAAATCAGTTTATAGAAGTTGAAACTTGGGAAGAAAAACCGCAGGCACTTCAGTTTATGCGCGGCTATAAAATTCTTGATGAAAATAAAAATGTTTTAGTTTCTGGAAAATCGTCTTGGATTTTAGTCGATATAAATGAACGCCGAATTCTTCCGCTAAAAAAATTCACGTTAAGAACTCCTCCAGAATTTTCCATTGAACTTGACTGCGACAAGCCGGATAAAATTCTTCAGCCTGAAAAAAGCGAACTTTGGGACACACGGACAATAAAATTTTCAGACTTGGATGCAAACGGACACACAAACAATGCAAGATATGCGGCGTTTGTTGAAGATGCGATTCCAGAAGAATTCCGCGGAAGAAAACCAAAGGACTTTAAAATAAATTTCGCAAAGGAAGCGATGCTGAATGACAAAGTGGAAATTTTCGGCTTTAAAGAGGAAAACAAAATAACGTTCCTTGGCAAAACACCAGAATCAGTTTCTTTTGAAGCAATCATTTCGTACTAA
- a CDS encoding UvrD-helicase domain-containing protein, giving the protein MNVNYNFLNEPLTENPANSKLPDIFQIKAITKKDNAVVSAGAGSGKTDVLALRYAFLLMTDENIHVKNILALTFTKEAASEIYDRIYKKLNAFVKFLDKEKYPNQVKLAKRALDEFADAKIQTLDAYSGSLVRIAASRYGIRPDFTTGSSSCDRAVEDAALPFVLKHRTEECFNVYSMPGKIEDFAASYFAAPVLECTSVATRKNFFSDNFQIQKAQIIDAWNSFFAENETSIKSQFENIKLLLNEADEKNAFVSELKGLIEKNDFTENKNNFSLDSLNEENVNSFSAVAQDFCLSVNSLCSISMNKGGSKEPIKEIKETIKRIREAIPIVVSVVNFIKNFSAQKRMFELLDEFLEEVNNTKRISGNLSFKDVGDLALRILIEQPDIRKQQKNLIKKIMIDEFQDNNKKNKELLFLISENDGKELLIENKTEAEFFAEFENNISAEKLFFVGDEKQSIYKFRGADVSVFNELKKSLKDNSGSEENVNLNMTNNYRSSVPLLYSFNLMFGNCNDNQPLNETEIPSLFYSEENGIANVKSYEAEYKHNALKKNELPASVDASNVPVHLCLLNTGENEDGNNFADFVNYGKCLSEKETEAYFIARKIYELSKTDSNFNNYAILDNSRSERFYLQRYLSLFNIPYTVDRQTNVFSEGIVNDFYSFLRFCVYPSDSNAFAAFLASPFAGISMQGVQNILSASVKKTKNSEIIFSAFEENDELSLSDSDMKKYLAAKSFYEELRDDILSQSLTKSLELLWYKMGYYFETILNRNLSLYSEQFDLLYETARQSENEGKSISWFVDQLGIAKKKEISSYMNDESVELELKEISYPLEKPDAVKIMTIHQSKGLQFKHVFVIGIWGNPKTQTTGTFFFDEDGFDEKNATGVSLCALGEGGNYFSVRQKEDSALRELAEQKRKIYVAITRAEEDVYLIGSLSRSKELKKFDDSDNAEKKYDGSISLMHKLCRFYYQKELYADNDFSFKSYCNEPVFNKNGAPFDFIKINPVSTKVRADEKINLDEHRQKKIKLFSAFYYKLPFEKDIDFPQEFSDKTQTPSGLEKLLPKTTVKINSEFKINEEYSSVDLVLKSASDILEDNEEDSASAEFNYADFGKLAHSYLECFVSTGNILNAENFVDRIVVKKFSENQKAKEILLKAVVSMCEAFGKSELGKKVSDAKNSGRLCKAENKFKFLMDDTIFTGSMDLIFQVSDQKLFIVDYKTDRAAKPELYIEQLSCYRKAASEIFHVDTKDIKTFLYYLRYDKEIDISDYTV; this is encoded by the coding sequence ATGAATGTTAATTATAATTTTTTAAACGAACCTTTAACTGAAAATCCTGCTAACTCAAAATTACCTGATATTTTTCAGATTAAGGCAATAACAAAAAAAGATAACGCAGTTGTTTCCGCAGGCGCAGGTTCTGGTAAAACTGATGTTCTTGCTTTGCGTTATGCTTTTTTACTTATGACTGATGAAAATATACATGTAAAAAATATTCTCGCTCTTACTTTTACAAAAGAAGCTGCTTCTGAAATCTATGATCGAATATATAAAAAGCTTAACGCGTTTGTAAAATTTCTTGACAAGGAAAAATATCCAAATCAGGTAAAACTTGCAAAAAGAGCATTGGATGAATTTGCAGATGCAAAGATTCAAACACTTGATGCTTACAGCGGTTCTCTTGTAAGAATTGCCGCTAGCCGCTATGGAATTCGTCCGGACTTTACAACTGGCTCTTCATCTTGCGACCGTGCAGTTGAAGATGCGGCTCTTCCGTTTGTTTTAAAGCATAGAACAGAAGAATGCTTTAATGTTTATTCTATGCCGGGAAAAATTGAAGACTTTGCGGCGAGTTATTTTGCTGCTCCAGTGCTAGAATGTACTTCTGTTGCTACTCGTAAAAATTTTTTCTCGGATAATTTTCAAATACAAAAGGCGCAAATAATTGATGCATGGAATTCTTTTTTTGCTGAAAATGAAACTTCTATAAAATCACAGTTTGAAAATATAAAATTACTTTTAAACGAAGCTGATGAAAAGAATGCTTTTGTAAGTGAATTGAAAGGATTAATTGAAAAAAATGATTTTACAGAAAACAAAAATAATTTTTCACTTGATTCTTTAAACGAAGAAAATGTAAATTCTTTTTCTGCCGTTGCGCAAGATTTTTGTTTAAGTGTAAATTCCCTTTGTTCAATAAGCATGAACAAAGGCGGAAGCAAAGAGCCGATAAAAGAAATCAAGGAAACTATAAAAAGAATAAGAGAAGCAATTCCTATTGTTGTTTCTGTTGTGAATTTTATAAAAAACTTTTCCGCGCAAAAAAGAATGTTCGAACTTCTTGATGAATTTCTTGAAGAGGTAAATAACACCAAGCGCATTTCTGGAAATCTTTCTTTTAAGGATGTTGGCGATTTGGCTTTGAGGATTCTTATTGAGCAGCCGGACATCAGAAAACAGCAGAAAAATCTTATAAAGAAAATAATGATAGATGAGTTTCAGGATAATAACAAAAAAAACAAGGAGCTTTTGTTTCTTATTTCTGAAAATGACGGAAAAGAACTTTTAATTGAAAATAAGACTGAAGCGGAATTTTTTGCTGAGTTTGAAAATAATATTTCCGCAGAAAAACTTTTTTTCGTTGGAGATGAAAAACAATCAATTTATAAATTCCGCGGAGCTGATGTAAGCGTGTTCAATGAGCTGAAAAAATCTTTAAAAGACAATTCTGGTTCTGAAGAAAATGTTAACTTGAATATGACAAACAATTACCGCTCTTCTGTTCCTTTACTTTATTCTTTTAATCTGATGTTTGGAAACTGCAATGATAATCAGCCGTTGAACGAAACAGAAATACCTTCTTTGTTTTATTCAGAAGAAAATGGAATTGCAAATGTAAAAAGTTATGAAGCTGAATACAAGCACAATGCTCTCAAAAAAAACGAACTTCCAGCTTCTGTTGATGCAAGCAATGTTCCCGTTCATTTGTGCCTTTTAAATACAGGAGAAAATGAAGACGGAAATAATTTTGCTGATTTTGTAAACTACGGAAAGTGTCTTAGCGAAAAAGAAACAGAAGCGTATTTTATAGCTAGAAAAATTTATGAACTTTCAAAAACTGATTCTAACTTTAACAATTACGCAATTCTGGACAATTCTCGTTCAGAAAGATTTTATTTGCAACGGTATCTTTCCCTTTTCAATATTCCTTACACGGTTGACCGTCAGACAAATGTTTTTTCGGAAGGAATTGTAAACGACTTTTACAGCTTTTTAAGATTTTGTGTTTATCCTTCTGATTCAAATGCGTTTGCGGCTTTTCTTGCTTCACCGTTTGCCGGAATAAGCATGCAAGGTGTTCAAAATATTTTGTCAGCATCAGTTAAAAAAACAAAAAATTCTGAAATTATTTTTTCCGCGTTTGAAGAAAATGACGAGCTTTCTCTTTCTGATTCCGATATGAAAAAATATTTAGCTGCAAAAAGTTTTTATGAAGAACTGCGGGATGATATTCTTTCTCAAAGCCTTACAAAATCACTTGAACTTTTGTGGTACAAAATGGGATATTACTTTGAAACAATTCTAAACAGAAATCTCTCTCTTTACTCAGAGCAGTTTGACTTGCTTTATGAAACTGCGCGTCAGTCTGAAAACGAAGGCAAAAGCATTTCCTGGTTTGTTGATCAGCTTGGAATTGCAAAGAAAAAAGAAATTTCATCTTACATGAATGATGAAAGTGTTGAGCTTGAGCTAAAAGAAATTTCTTATCCACTTGAAAAACCAGACGCTGTAAAAATTATGACAATTCATCAGAGCAAAGGCTTGCAGTTTAAGCATGTCTTTGTTATTGGAATCTGGGGAAATCCTAAAACGCAGACAACAGGAACTTTCTTTTTTGATGAAGACGGATTTGACGAAAAAAATGCGACTGGAGTTTCCTTATGCGCTTTGGGCGAAGGCGGAAATTATTTTTCTGTGCGCCAAAAGGAAGATTCTGCTTTAAGAGAACTTGCTGAGCAAAAAAGAAAAATTTACGTTGCCATAACACGCGCAGAAGAAGATGTGTATTTGATCGGAAGCCTTTCAAGAAGCAAGGAGTTAAAAAAGTTTGATGATTCCGACAATGCTGAAAAAAAGTATGACGGTTCGATTTCCTTGATGCACAAACTTTGCCGCTTTTATTATCAGAAGGAACTTTATGCCGACAACGATTTTTCTTTTAAATCTTATTGCAATGAGCCTGTGTTTAACAAAAATGGCGCGCCGTTTGATTTTATAAAAATTAATCCTGTTTCTACAAAAGTCCGCGCGGATGAAAAAATAAATTTGGATGAGCATAGACAGAAAAAAATAAAACTGTTTTCTGCTTTTTATTACAAACTTCCATTTGAAAAAGACATTGATTTTCCTCAGGAATTTTCTGACAAAACTCAAACGCCAAGCGGCCTTGAAAAATTGCTTCCAAAAACAACTGTAAAAATAAATTCTGAATTTAAAATAAACGAGGAATATTCTTCTGTTGATTTGGTTTTAAAGTCCGCCTCTGATATTTTGGAAGACAATGAAGAGGATTCTGCTTCTGCTGAATTCAATTATGCTGACTTTGGAAAACTTGCGCATTCTTATCTTGAATGTTTTGTTTCTACTGGGAATATTTTGAATGCTGAAAACTTCGTTGACAGAATTGTTGTAAAAAAATTTTCTGAAAATCAAAAAGCCAAAGAAATTCTTTTAAAGGCTGTTGTGTCTATGTGTGAAGCTTTTGGAAAAAGTGAACTTGGAAAAAAAGTTTCAGATGCGAAAAATTCCGGCAGGCTTTGCAAAGCTGAAAACAAATTTAAATTTCTTATGGACGATACGATTTTTACAGGTTCAATGGATTTGATTTTTCAAGTTTCAGACCAAAAGCTTTTTATTGTTGACTACAAAACTGATCGTGCCGCAAAGCCGGAACTTTATATTGAGCAGCTTTCTTGCTACCGTAAAGCCGCCTCTGAAATTTTCCATGTCGATACAAAAGATATAAAAACTTTTCTTTATTATCTTCGCTACGACAAGGAAATTGATATTTCAGATTATACTGTATGA
- a CDS encoding PD-(D/E)XK nuclease family protein: protein MNFSEEKISEIIAANIKNIDSLFVFPTDVVQTSWINWAVKNPDESGVRAFNLDQFTAWDKFKSDYLKAADENLICIPPAVRKVFVQKILSENNERHFFKRIVSSAPEFKDNVFSFTDWIAKILPSLKLWNEQFKKYCATGKIPDDEDNDYKKLFELYKEFLKQNNFYEPSYLDSNFKKNEKQIFIFYPEILEDFAEFQNILCTEKNVTLVRIPKNAQSGKCVFYNDARKEIRMLALKLRQLYLEKIDLRTVAVNVPDLENIRPYLERELSIYSVPFTVRAGVPYTKNCGGDIFQKIKDCASSNFSYDSVRSFLLDGYIPWKNFDLNERLVRAGNEKRCVCCYEEDESINDIWLSSLGDESVEKEFYLKIKDAVLQFENATSFQKLKFAWDNFKSKFIDEKKFSEERYATTDKILGRIITDLNNLVSIEHDYLSKINYKLNSTFDFFINEINQKTYTPNEKKYGVNIFPYRLSVCADFEYQFVINATQRDISVPFRKLGFINDVEKRALLELNEKDASVDFIKLYCAQQRNLKNKQVFFSASKKSFSGSAIMHTALESCEQEGEKVLEQFDFINNEKNDFKDGVVSERVFSEMQQKSFYNWKNIFASGDSSCISDSLKNKINAELKDKGKNSNPERVKISQTELKSFFPCPRKFIFTKVLSLREDSLDVDLIKNYEAGVLIHKIIELVCKNFQDKNGIYKGKIPVFNEETSGQIEQLIFSAFDEAKLHAGFSRSPLALKIIESQKELICKNVFLFFKQFCALPDYSSKKGNKSFGGYFIEGVELEKEVPCSSDQFDFFGKIDCVLLNPDEPDELFIIDYKTGSAPSIKDCIFNADSIPVLGDFQMASYVKLLESDEMKVCSAMFYKIKKDSADNFDVVQIISKTPNARSHNTDREGFEKTLSEFEIFAEYFYEKSTELDFEPKNFQVDKEHGVNVYKDCMKCGLNSICRTSFNIAKKEIL, encoded by the coding sequence GATGAATCTGGTGTGCGGGCTTTTAACCTTGACCAGTTTACGGCGTGGGATAAATTCAAGTCTGATTATTTAAAAGCTGCCGATGAAAATCTTATTTGTATTCCTCCTGCTGTGCGGAAAGTTTTTGTTCAGAAAATTCTTTCAGAAAATAATGAGCGACATTTCTTTAAAAGGATTGTTTCTTCTGCGCCAGAGTTCAAGGACAATGTTTTTAGCTTTACAGACTGGATTGCAAAGATTCTTCCGTCATTAAAACTTTGGAATGAGCAGTTTAAAAAATATTGCGCCACAGGAAAAATTCCTGATGATGAAGATAATGACTATAAAAAACTTTTTGAGCTTTACAAAGAATTTTTGAAGCAAAACAATTTTTACGAGCCTTCTTATCTGGATTCAAATTTCAAGAAGAATGAAAAGCAAATTTTTATTTTTTATCCAGAAATTCTTGAAGACTTTGCGGAATTCCAAAATATTCTTTGCACAGAAAAAAATGTAACGTTGGTTCGTATTCCCAAGAATGCGCAGAGTGGCAAGTGTGTTTTTTATAATGATGCGCGGAAAGAAATTAGAATGCTTGCTCTTAAGCTTAGACAGTTGTATCTTGAAAAAATTGACTTGCGTACTGTGGCTGTCAATGTTCCTGACTTAGAAAATATCAGGCCTTATTTGGAAAGAGAACTTTCAATTTATTCTGTTCCGTTCACTGTGCGCGCCGGAGTTCCGTATACAAAAAATTGCGGAGGAGATATTTTTCAGAAAATAAAAGACTGCGCTTCTTCCAACTTTTCTTATGACAGTGTGCGTTCGTTTTTGCTTGATGGATATATTCCGTGGAAAAATTTTGATTTAAATGAACGTCTTGTAAGAGCAGGAAATGAAAAAAGATGTGTGTGCTGCTATGAAGAAGATGAATCCATAAATGATATATGGCTTTCTTCGCTTGGTGATGAAAGCGTGGAAAAAGAATTTTATCTAAAAATCAAAGATGCTGTTTTGCAATTTGAAAATGCAACTAGTTTTCAAAAATTGAAATTTGCATGGGACAATTTTAAAAGCAAATTTATTGATGAAAAAAAATTTAGCGAAGAGCGTTATGCAACAACAGATAAAATTTTAGGACGAATAATTACTGATTTAAATAACCTTGTGTCTATTGAACATGATTATCTTTCAAAAATAAATTACAAATTAAATTCTACATTTGATTTTTTTATAAATGAAATTAATCAGAAAACATATACGCCTAATGAAAAAAAATATGGAGTTAATATTTTTCCTTATAGACTTTCTGTTTGCGCGGATTTTGAATATCAATTTGTAATAAATGCGACTCAAAGAGATATTTCAGTTCCTTTTAGAAAACTTGGATTTATAAATGATGTTGAAAAACGTGCATTGCTTGAATTAAATGAAAAAGATGCTTCTGTTGATTTTATAAAACTCTATTGTGCTCAGCAAAGAAATTTAAAAAACAAGCAGGTGTTTTTTTCTGCGTCAAAAAAATCATTTTCTGGTTCTGCAATCATGCATACTGCGCTTGAATCTTGTGAGCAGGAAGGTGAAAAAGTTCTTGAACAATTTGATTTTATTAACAATGAAAAAAATGACTTTAAAGATGGAGTTGTTTCGGAACGTGTTTTTTCAGAAATGCAGCAGAAATCTTTTTATAACTGGAAAAATATTTTTGCATCAGGTGATTCTTCTTGCATATCTGATTCACTAAAAAATAAAATCAATGCTGAGCTAAAAGATAAAGGAAAAAATTCAAATCCTGAACGAGTAAAAATTTCTCAGACTGAATTAAAAAGTTTTTTCCCTTGCCCAAGAAAATTTATTTTTACAAAAGTTTTAAGTTTAAGAGAAGATTCTTTAGATGTAGACCTTATAAAAAATTACGAAGCCGGCGTTCTTATTCATAAAATAATTGAACTTGTATGCAAAAATTTTCAGGATAAAAATGGAATTTACAAAGGAAAAATTCCTGTCTTCAATGAAGAAACTTCCGGGCAGATAGAACAGTTGATTTTTTCTGCTTTTGATGAAGCTAAGCTTCATGCAGGTTTTTCAAGGAGTCCGCTTGCTCTAAAAATTATTGAAAGCCAGAAAGAACTTATCTGTAAAAATGTATTTTTGTTTTTTAAACAATTTTGCGCATTGCCGGATTATTCCAGTAAAAAAGGAAATAAAAGTTTCGGCGGATATTTTATTGAAGGCGTTGAGCTTGAAAAAGAAGTTCCTTGCAGTTCAGATCAGTTTGACTTCTTTGGAAAGATTGACTGCGTGCTTTTAAATCCTGATGAGCCTGATGAACTTTTTATTATTGATTATAAAACTGGTTCTGCGCCTTCTATAAAAGACTGCATTTTTAATGCGGATTCAATTCCGGTTTTGGGCGATTTTCAAATGGCTTCGTATGTGAAACTTTTGGAAAGCGACGAAATGAAAGTTTGCTCTGCTATGTTCTATAAAATAAAAAAAGATTCTGCAGACAACTTTGATGTTGTGCAAATTATTTCAAAAACGCCGAATGCAAGAAGCCATAACACAGATAGAGAAGGCTTCGAAAAAACTTTGTCCGAGTTTGAAATTTTTGCAGAGTACTTTTATGAAAAATCTACTGAACTTGATTTTGAGCCTAAGAATTTTCAAGTGGACAAAGAGCATGGCGTAAATGTTTACAAAGACTGCATGAAGTGCGGACTTAATTCAATTTGCAGAACATCATTTAATATTGCAAAAAAGGAAATTTTATGA